The window GCGTTCGCGAAGACCGGGCCCGCGGGGGTGACGGTGACACCGACCATGACGGCGTGGAGGAGCACGACGATGACGACGCAGATCGCGCGTGCGAGATCGATCCCGGTGTCGCGGCCCGCGGCGGGTGCGATCGCGGTCCGCGGTGCGGTGAGCGTGATGACCATGCGTCCTCCTCGAGTGGGTCTCGAGAAGGCTATGGATGCGGCGCGTGCTGCGGCATCACACCCAGGGGTCGTCCGACCCCCTACCTCGGAGTGAGATTCAGGGTGCGGGCTCGGCGAGGCCCGCGTCGTAGGCGAAGATCACGGCCTGCACGCGGTCGCGTGCGCCGATCTTCGCGAGCAGCTTGCCGACGTGCGTCTTCACGGTCTGCTCCGCGATGAACAGCTCGCCCGCGATCTCGGTGTTCGACATGCCTTTCGCGAGCAGCACCAGCACCTCGCGCTCCCGGTCGGTGAGCTCCGCCAGCTGCGCTCCGCCTCGCGGCGCACGCGGTTTCTGCGTGGCGAACTGGGAGATCAGCCGTCGCGTGACGCGGGGCGAGAGCAGGGCGTCCCCGGCGGCGACGACCCGGACGGCCTGCACGAGCTCCTCGGGCAGCGCGTCCTTGAGCAGGAAGCCGCTCGCCCCCGCCTGGAGCGCGTCGTACACGTAGTCGTCGATGTCGAACGTGGTCAGCATGAGGATGCGCGGCACGTGTGCGGCGGGGTACGCGGGCCCCAGGATGCGGCGGGTCGCCGCGATCCCGTCGAGCTGCGGCATCCGCACATCCATGAGGATGACGTCGGGCTCGAGACGCGCCGCGAGCGCGACC is drawn from Microbacterium binotii and contains these coding sequences:
- a CDS encoding response regulator produces the protein MSITVLIADDQAMVRAGFAALLDAQEGIRVVGQAADGQEAVALAARLEPDVILMDVRMPQLDGIAATRRILGPAYPAAHVPRILMLTTFDIDDYVYDALQAGASGFLLKDALPEELVQAVRVVAAGDALLSPRVTRRLISQFATQKPRAPRGGAQLAELTDREREVLVLLAKGMSNTEIAGELFIAEQTVKTHVGKLLAKIGARDRVQAVIFAYDAGLAEPAP